A genome region from Deltaproteobacteria bacterium includes the following:
- the nikR gene encoding nickel-responsive transcriptional regulator NikR, which produces MHHLSRFGVSLEDDLLEAFDKSIGGQGYQNRSEAIRDLIRDHLIQKKINHGASEVIGVVTLVYDHRVHHLSDVLADMQHKAEVNVNASLHIHLDEHNCLEVIVIRGRADKVHEISGKLIATKGVQNGKLVTTTPELKH; this is translated from the coding sequence ATGCACCACCTATCGCGATTCGGCGTTTCGCTGGAAGACGACTTGCTTGAAGCTTTCGACAAGAGCATCGGCGGGCAGGGCTATCAGAATCGTTCCGAGGCGATTCGCGATCTGATCCGTGATCATTTGATCCAGAAAAAGATCAATCATGGCGCCAGCGAGGTGATTGGCGTGGTAACCCTGGTCTATGACCATAGGGTGCACCACCTGAGCGATGTTTTGGCCGACATGCAACACAAAGCCGAGGTCAACGTGAATGCCAGCTTGCACATCCATCTCGACGAACACAACTGTCTCGAAGTAATCGTGATTCGCGGCCGCGCCGACAAAGTTCACGAGATCTCGGGCAAGCTGATCGCCACCAAAGGGGTGCAGAACGGCAAATTAGTAACCACCACTCCGGAGCTAAAGCACTAG